One window from the genome of Paramisgurnus dabryanus chromosome 20, PD_genome_1.1, whole genome shotgun sequence encodes:
- the LOC135786693 gene encoding uncharacterized protein isoform X3, which translates to MVEDEARKELTEQMDLDAYKTLNESVLAQVIIFNKRREGEASRLTLDVYMKASTSAINEDIYKTLSPLEKQLSKLLTRIEIRGKRGKKVPVFLTKRMKASIDLLVQKRVEAGVPAENPYLFARPGVMTNIRGCDCLRKYAKKSKAENPELLRSTKLRKQVATLCQLLDLSEQELEQVARFMGHDIRVHGDFYRQTDKTFQIAKISKLLFAMEQGTQTLRGKNLNTLALACGEGPTLNSVGVSPRTKRKRVKLAEDGGSDLSSAEKTRQSCREADGSDVDDDCSGANLKKNPTPNKKRRRQTKSEETKYGGSDLSSPEKRLKSCREADGSDVDDDCSGANLKKNPTPNKKRRRQTKSEEAKDGGSDLSSPEKRLKSCREADGSDVDDDCSGANLKKNPTPNKKRRRQTKSEETKYGGSDLSSPEKRLKSCREADGSDVDDDCSGANLKKNPTPNKKRRRQTKSEETKYGGSDLSSPEKRLKSCREADGSDVDDDCSGANLKKKPTPNKNRRRQTKSGEAKDGGADLSFLEKRLKSCREDGSSESDVDDDCSGANLLKKPTPNKNIGRQTKSAKVSAKVNVKRPWSEAERSAVHKHLAKFIAERRVPGKLPCMKCIEEEEALNERSWKDVKNFVYNTIVTLNRRSASRKLKF; encoded by the exons ATGGTAGAAGATGAAGCAAGAAAGGAATTGACAGAACAAATGGATTTAGATGCATACAAAACATTAAACGAGTCCGTTCTAGCACAGGTCATTATCTTCAACAAGCGGCGTGAAGGGGAAGCATCACGCCTTACTCTTGACGTTTACATGAAAGCAAGCACAAGTGCCATAAACGAGGACATTTATAAAACCTTGTCACCATTGGAAAAGCAGCTCAGCAAGTTATTAACTCGCATAGAAATCAGAGGAAAACGAGGAAAGAAAGTTCCAGTTTTCTTGACAAAGAGAATGAAGGCATCAATTGATTTGTTGGTTCAAAAGCGAGTGGAAGCTGGTGTACCTGCTGAAAATCCCTATCTCTTTGCAAGACCCGGTGTGATGACAAACATACGCGGATGTGACTGTCTGCggaaatatgcaaaaaaaagcAAAGCAGAAAACCCTGAACTCTTGAGGTCAACTAAATTAAGAAAACAAGTTGCCACACTCTGCCAACTCTTGGACCTTAGTGAACAAGAACTGGAGCAAGTTGCAAGGTTCATGGGACATGATATCAGAGTTCACGGTGACTTTTATAGGCAAACGGACAAAACATTTCAAATTGCCAAAATAAGTAAGCTTCTGTTTGCAATGGAGCAAGGCACTCAGACTTTAAGGGGGAAGAACCTTAATACACTTGCACTGGCCTGTG GTGAAGGTCCCACACTGAATTCTGTGGGTGTCTCACCGAgaacaaagagaaagagagtaaAGCTGGCTGAGG atgGAGGTTCTGATCTCTCCTCCGCTGAAAAGACACGTCAATCATGCCGTGAAGCTGATGGTTCAGATGTAGATG ATGATTGTTCAGGAGCAAACCTGAAGAAAAACCCCACACCAAATAAGAAAAGACGACGACAGACCAAGAGTGAGGAAACAaagt atgGAGGTTCTGATCTCTCCTCCCCTGAAAAGAGACTTAAATCATGCCGTGAAGCTGATGGTTCAGATGTAGATG ATGATTGTTCAGGAGCAAACCTGAAGAAAAACCCCACACCAAATAAGAAAAGACGACGACAGACCAAGAGTGAGGAAGCAAAgg atgGAGGTTCTGATCTCTCCTCCCCTGAAAAGAGACTTAAATCATGCCGTGAAGCTGATGGTTCAGATGTAGATG ATGATTGTTCAGGAGCAAACCTGAAGAAAAACCCCACACCAAATAAGAAAAGACGACGACAGACCAAGAGTGAGGAAACAaagt atgGAGGTTCTGATCTCTCCTCCCCTGAAAAGAGACTTAAATCATGCCGTGAAGCTGATGGTTCAGATGTAGATG ATGATTGTTCAGGAGCAAACCTGAAGAAAAACCCCACACCAAATAAGAAAAGACGACGACAGACCAAGAGTGAGGAAACAaagt atgGAGGTTCTGATCTCTCCTCCCCTGAAAAGAGACTTAAATCATGCCGTGAAGCTGATGGTTCAGATGTAGATG ATGATTGTTCAGGAGCAAACCTGAAGAAAAAACCCACACCAAATAAGAACAGACGGCGACAGACCAAGAGTGGGGAAGCAAAGG ATGGAGGTGCTGATCTCTCCTTCCTTGAAAAGCGACTTAAGTCATGCCGTGAAGATGGTAGTTCGGAATCAGATGTAGATG ATGATTGTTCAGGAGCAAACCTGCTGAAAAAACCCACACCAAATAAAAACATAGGACGACAGACCAAAAGTGCCAAAG TGTCGGCCAAGGTAAATGTGAAGAGACCATGGAGTGAGGCAGAGAGGAGTGCAGTACACAAACACTTGGCCAAGTTTATAGCCGAGCGCAGAGTTCCTGGAAAACTGCCATGCATGAAGTGCATAGAGGAAGAAGAAGCCCTAAATGAACGATCTTGGAAGGATGTGAAGAATTTTGTGTACAACACAATTGTAACTCTAAATCGGAGATCTGCTTCAAGAAAACTAAAATTTTAA
- the LOC135786693 gene encoding uncharacterized protein isoform X2 encodes MPQTSATLHVFASPNPHSPDQRYTVSPSPISLHCSSAFVYNSWLMERFQRRLERLRQHHNKCASRYEQTFLRQETMGERSTQLDAISEEKNWRNSGSVTAHQTIQEKRWNKDDDIPLTKNVIALRDHLRMVEDEARKELTEQMDLDAYKTLNESVLAQVIIFNKRREGEASRLTLDVYMKASTSAINEDIYKTLSPLEKQLSKLLTRIEIRGKRGKKVPVFLTKRMKASIDLLVQKRVEAGVPAENPYLFARPGVMTNIRGCDCLRKYAKKSKAENPELLRSTKLRKQVATLCQLLDLSEQELEQVARFMGHDIRVHGDFYRQTDKTFQIAKISKLLFAMEQGTQTLRGKNLNTLALACGEGPTLNSVGVSPRTKRKRVKLAEDGGSDLSSPEKRLKSCREADGSDVDDDCSGANLKKNPTPNKKRRRQTKSEEAKDGGSDLSSPEKRLKSCREADGSDVDDDCSGANLKKNPTPNKKRRRQTKSEETKYGGSDLSSPEKRLKSCREADGSDVDDDCSGANLKKNPTPNKKRRRQTKSEETKYGGSDLSSPEKRLKSCREADGSDVDDDCSGANLKKKPTPNKNRRRQTKSGEAKDGGADLSFLEKRLKSCREDGSSESDVDDDCSGANLLKKPTPNKNIGRQTKSAKVSAKVNVKRPWSEAERSAVHKHLAKFIAERRVPGKLPCMKCIEEEEALNERSWKDVKNFVYNTIVTLNRRSASRKLKF; translated from the exons ATGCCCCAGACCAGTGCTACACTGCACGTGTTTGCGtcgcccaacccccactcccCAGACCAGCGCTACACTGTTTCCCCATCCCCCATTTCACTTCACTGCTCATCAGCGTTTGTTTATAACTCATGGTTGATGGAGCGATTTCAGAGAAGATTGGAGAGACTTAGACAGCATCACAATAAATGCGCAAGCCGTTATGAACAAACTTTTCTTCGTCAG GAAACAATGGGAGAGCGTTCAACACAG CTGGATGCTATTTCTGAGGAGAAAAACTGGAGAAACAGTGGTTCTGTCACAGCTCACCAAACCATACAGGAAAAAAGATGGAATAAAGATGATGACATCCCCCTCACAAAAAATGTGATTGCTTTAAGAGACCATCTCAGGATGGTAGAAGATGAAGCAAGAAAGGAATTGACAGAACAAATGGATTTAGATGCATACAAAACATTAAACGAGTCCGTTCTAGCACAGGTCATTATCTTCAACAAGCGGCGTGAAGGGGAAGCATCACGCCTTACTCTTGACGTTTACATGAAAGCAAGCACAAGTGCCATAAACGAGGACATTTATAAAACCTTGTCACCATTGGAAAAGCAGCTCAGCAAGTTATTAACTCGCATAGAAATCAGAGGAAAACGAGGAAAGAAAGTTCCAGTTTTCTTGACAAAGAGAATGAAGGCATCAATTGATTTGTTGGTTCAAAAGCGAGTGGAAGCTGGTGTACCTGCTGAAAATCCCTATCTCTTTGCAAGACCCGGTGTGATGACAAACATACGCGGATGTGACTGTCTGCggaaatatgcaaaaaaaagcAAAGCAGAAAACCCTGAACTCTTGAGGTCAACTAAATTAAGAAAACAAGTTGCCACACTCTGCCAACTCTTGGACCTTAGTGAACAAGAACTGGAGCAAGTTGCAAGGTTCATGGGACATGATATCAGAGTTCACGGTGACTTTTATAGGCAAACGGACAAAACATTTCAAATTGCCAAAATAAGTAAGCTTCTGTTTGCAATGGAGCAAGGCACTCAGACTTTAAGGGGGAAGAACCTTAATACACTTGCACTGGCCTGTG GTGAAGGTCCCACACTGAATTCTGTGGGTGTCTCACCGAgaacaaagagaaagagagtaaAGCTGGCTGAGG atgGAGGTTCTGATCTCTCCTCCCCTGAAAAGAGACTTAAATCATGCCGTGAAGCTGATGGTTCAGATGTAGATG ATGATTGTTCAGGAGCAAACCTGAAGAAAAACCCCACACCAAATAAGAAAAGACGACGACAGACCAAGAGTGAGGAAGCAAAgg atgGAGGTTCTGATCTCTCCTCCCCTGAAAAGAGACTTAAATCATGCCGTGAAGCTGATGGTTCAGATGTAGATG ATGATTGTTCAGGAGCAAACCTGAAGAAAAACCCCACACCAAATAAGAAAAGACGACGACAGACCAAGAGTGAGGAAACAaagt atgGAGGTTCTGATCTCTCCTCCCCTGAAAAGAGACTTAAATCATGCCGTGAAGCTGATGGTTCAGATGTAGATG ATGATTGTTCAGGAGCAAACCTGAAGAAAAACCCCACACCAAATAAGAAAAGACGACGACAGACCAAGAGTGAGGAAACAaagt atgGAGGTTCTGATCTCTCCTCCCCTGAAAAGAGACTTAAATCATGCCGTGAAGCTGATGGTTCAGATGTAGATG ATGATTGTTCAGGAGCAAACCTGAAGAAAAAACCCACACCAAATAAGAACAGACGGCGACAGACCAAGAGTGGGGAAGCAAAGG ATGGAGGTGCTGATCTCTCCTTCCTTGAAAAGCGACTTAAGTCATGCCGTGAAGATGGTAGTTCGGAATCAGATGTAGATG ATGATTGTTCAGGAGCAAACCTGCTGAAAAAACCCACACCAAATAAAAACATAGGACGACAGACCAAAAGTGCCAAAG TGTCGGCCAAGGTAAATGTGAAGAGACCATGGAGTGAGGCAGAGAGGAGTGCAGTACACAAACACTTGGCCAAGTTTATAGCCGAGCGCAGAGTTCCTGGAAAACTGCCATGCATGAAGTGCATAGAGGAAGAAGAAGCCCTAAATGAACGATCTTGGAAGGATGTGAAGAATTTTGTGTACAACACAATTGTAACTCTAAATCGGAGATCTGCTTCAAGAAAACTAAAATTTTAA
- the LOC135786693 gene encoding uncharacterized protein isoform X1: MPQTSATLHVFASPNPHSPDQRYTVSPSPISLHCSSAFVYNSWLMERFQRRLERLRQHHNKCASRYEQTFLRQETMGERSTQLDAISEEKNWRNSGSVTAHQTIQEKRWNKDDDIPLTKNVIALRDHLRMVEDEARKELTEQMDLDAYKTLNESVLAQVIIFNKRREGEASRLTLDVYMKASTSAINEDIYKTLSPLEKQLSKLLTRIEIRGKRGKKVPVFLTKRMKASIDLLVQKRVEAGVPAENPYLFARPGVMTNIRGCDCLRKYAKKSKAENPELLRSTKLRKQVATLCQLLDLSEQELEQVARFMGHDIRVHGDFYRQTDKTFQIAKISKLLFAMEQGTQTLRGKNLNTLALACGEGPTLNSVGVSPRTKRKRVKLAEDGGSDLSSAEKTRQSCREADGSDVDDDCSGANLKKNPTPNKKRRRQTKSEETKYGGSDLSSPEKRLKSCREADGSDVDDDCSGANLKKNPTPNKKRRRQTKSEEAKDGGSDLSSPEKRLKSCREADGSDVDDDCSGANLKKNPTPNKKRRRQTKSEETKYGGSDLSSPEKRLKSCREADGSDVDDDCSGANLKKNPTPNKKRRRQTKSEETKYGGSDLSSPEKRLKSCREADGSDVDDDCSGANLKKKPTPNKNRRRQTKSGEAKDGGADLSFLEKRLKSCREDGSSESDVDDDCSGANLLKKPTPNKNIGRQTKSAKVSAKVNVKRPWSEAERSAVHKHLAKFIAERRVPGKLPCMKCIEEEEALNERSWKDVKNFVYNTIVTLNRRSASRKLKF, encoded by the exons ATGCCCCAGACCAGTGCTACACTGCACGTGTTTGCGtcgcccaacccccactcccCAGACCAGCGCTACACTGTTTCCCCATCCCCCATTTCACTTCACTGCTCATCAGCGTTTGTTTATAACTCATGGTTGATGGAGCGATTTCAGAGAAGATTGGAGAGACTTAGACAGCATCACAATAAATGCGCAAGCCGTTATGAACAAACTTTTCTTCGTCAG GAAACAATGGGAGAGCGTTCAACACAG CTGGATGCTATTTCTGAGGAGAAAAACTGGAGAAACAGTGGTTCTGTCACAGCTCACCAAACCATACAGGAAAAAAGATGGAATAAAGATGATGACATCCCCCTCACAAAAAATGTGATTGCTTTAAGAGACCATCTCAGGATGGTAGAAGATGAAGCAAGAAAGGAATTGACAGAACAAATGGATTTAGATGCATACAAAACATTAAACGAGTCCGTTCTAGCACAGGTCATTATCTTCAACAAGCGGCGTGAAGGGGAAGCATCACGCCTTACTCTTGACGTTTACATGAAAGCAAGCACAAGTGCCATAAACGAGGACATTTATAAAACCTTGTCACCATTGGAAAAGCAGCTCAGCAAGTTATTAACTCGCATAGAAATCAGAGGAAAACGAGGAAAGAAAGTTCCAGTTTTCTTGACAAAGAGAATGAAGGCATCAATTGATTTGTTGGTTCAAAAGCGAGTGGAAGCTGGTGTACCTGCTGAAAATCCCTATCTCTTTGCAAGACCCGGTGTGATGACAAACATACGCGGATGTGACTGTCTGCggaaatatgcaaaaaaaagcAAAGCAGAAAACCCTGAACTCTTGAGGTCAACTAAATTAAGAAAACAAGTTGCCACACTCTGCCAACTCTTGGACCTTAGTGAACAAGAACTGGAGCAAGTTGCAAGGTTCATGGGACATGATATCAGAGTTCACGGTGACTTTTATAGGCAAACGGACAAAACATTTCAAATTGCCAAAATAAGTAAGCTTCTGTTTGCAATGGAGCAAGGCACTCAGACTTTAAGGGGGAAGAACCTTAATACACTTGCACTGGCCTGTG GTGAAGGTCCCACACTGAATTCTGTGGGTGTCTCACCGAgaacaaagagaaagagagtaaAGCTGGCTGAGG atgGAGGTTCTGATCTCTCCTCCGCTGAAAAGACACGTCAATCATGCCGTGAAGCTGATGGTTCAGATGTAGATG ATGATTGTTCAGGAGCAAACCTGAAGAAAAACCCCACACCAAATAAGAAAAGACGACGACAGACCAAGAGTGAGGAAACAaagt atgGAGGTTCTGATCTCTCCTCCCCTGAAAAGAGACTTAAATCATGCCGTGAAGCTGATGGTTCAGATGTAGATG ATGATTGTTCAGGAGCAAACCTGAAGAAAAACCCCACACCAAATAAGAAAAGACGACGACAGACCAAGAGTGAGGAAGCAAAgg atgGAGGTTCTGATCTCTCCTCCCCTGAAAAGAGACTTAAATCATGCCGTGAAGCTGATGGTTCAGATGTAGATG ATGATTGTTCAGGAGCAAACCTGAAGAAAAACCCCACACCAAATAAGAAAAGACGACGACAGACCAAGAGTGAGGAAACAaagt atgGAGGTTCTGATCTCTCCTCCCCTGAAAAGAGACTTAAATCATGCCGTGAAGCTGATGGTTCAGATGTAGATG ATGATTGTTCAGGAGCAAACCTGAAGAAAAACCCCACACCAAATAAGAAAAGACGACGACAGACCAAGAGTGAGGAAACAaagt atgGAGGTTCTGATCTCTCCTCCCCTGAAAAGAGACTTAAATCATGCCGTGAAGCTGATGGTTCAGATGTAGATG ATGATTGTTCAGGAGCAAACCTGAAGAAAAAACCCACACCAAATAAGAACAGACGGCGACAGACCAAGAGTGGGGAAGCAAAGG ATGGAGGTGCTGATCTCTCCTTCCTTGAAAAGCGACTTAAGTCATGCCGTGAAGATGGTAGTTCGGAATCAGATGTAGATG ATGATTGTTCAGGAGCAAACCTGCTGAAAAAACCCACACCAAATAAAAACATAGGACGACAGACCAAAAGTGCCAAAG TGTCGGCCAAGGTAAATGTGAAGAGACCATGGAGTGAGGCAGAGAGGAGTGCAGTACACAAACACTTGGCCAAGTTTATAGCCGAGCGCAGAGTTCCTGGAAAACTGCCATGCATGAAGTGCATAGAGGAAGAAGAAGCCCTAAATGAACGATCTTGGAAGGATGTGAAGAATTTTGTGTACAACACAATTGTAACTCTAAATCGGAGATCTGCTTCAAGAAAACTAAAATTTTAA